In Acidianus brierleyi, one genomic interval encodes:
- a CDS encoding APC family permease, which translates to MQGSKKLTLFQALSIGLGNIIGAGIFIMAGASITAAGPAAILAFLITAFYATTVGISNAELSSDFPSVEGGVYSFTLLTMGETLGFLVGWFRLIAYSISGAATALGFSGYLISIGLPKILYFPIAAFLILILVIIDYLGLRLAAVIESSLVVLNILGLLLFSFSSLFISGIKVGNFTPFLPHGILGVLVASNIAFFAYSGFNTIATLTPNVENGEKTVPKAIIFSLIISASLYMLVTFSMVDSLYWNKFGTASDPLSLVLSSIRAPSYLIYFIDLTAIIATITVTLSIIIAGERTLSQMVKDSMLPKILGGKKTTLLIISAIMIASLSLGNVESIALASNFGIVFSYMLSGIQVAIARKRKIKGKFRSPLYPFLQIFSVILSALFMASLGENALVIGVVTLIVGLVVFSLHKEFIKEFESRRAIR; encoded by the coding sequence GACCAGCTGCAATTTTAGCTTTTCTAATAACTGCTTTTTACGCTACTACAGTAGGAATTAGCAACGCCGAATTATCTTCAGACTTTCCTTCAGTAGAAGGAGGAGTCTATAGTTTTACTCTGCTTACTATGGGGGAAACACTTGGATTTTTGGTAGGATGGTTTAGATTAATAGCATATTCTATTAGTGGAGCAGCAACGGCTTTAGGATTTTCTGGGTATTTAATTTCTATAGGTTTACCTAAAATATTATATTTCCCTATAGCGGCTTTTCTTATATTAATTTTAGTGATAATAGACTATTTAGGTTTAAGATTAGCAGCAGTAATTGAAAGCTCTTTAGTAGTTCTTAATATTCTAGGTCTATTATTATTTTCATTTTCTTCACTATTTATTTCTGGAATTAAAGTAGGAAATTTTACTCCTTTTTTACCTCATGGTATTTTAGGCGTACTTGTAGCATCTAACATAGCGTTTTTTGCATATTCTGGATTCAATACTATAGCTACTTTAACTCCTAATGTAGAGAATGGAGAAAAAACAGTTCCAAAGGCTATTATTTTTTCTTTAATCATAAGTGCTTCACTTTATATGCTAGTTACATTCTCTATGGTGGACTCATTGTATTGGAATAAATTTGGTACAGCTTCAGATCCTTTATCTCTAGTATTGTCCAGCATAAGGGCTCCGTCTTATCTTATCTATTTTATAGATCTTACTGCTATTATTGCTACAATTACTGTTACTCTTTCGATAATAATAGCAGGAGAAAGAACTCTATCTCAAATGGTAAAAGATTCCATGTTGCCAAAAATTTTAGGAGGAAAAAAGACTACACTTTTAATCATAAGTGCAATAATGATAGCTTCATTATCTCTAGGAAACGTAGAAAGTATAGCTTTAGCTTCTAATTTTGGAATAGTATTTTCATACATGCTCTCTGGAATACAAGTGGCTATTGCAAGAAAAAGAAAAATCAAAGGAAAATTTAGATCTCCACTTTATCCATTTCTTCAGATATTTTCAGTAATTCTCTCAGCACTATTTATGGCATCATTAGGAGAAAATGCTTTAGTGATAGGAGTAGTAACTCTAATAGTAGGCCTAGTAGTATTTTCACTTCATAAAGAATTCATAAAGGAATTTGAAAGTAGAAGAGCAATTAGATAA
- a CDS encoding 5-formyltetrahydrofolate cyclo-ligase: MDKQEIREEIWKILEEKNIASFPRPVYGRIPNFKGSNIAAQILSKTPEFKKAEVIKVNPDSPQRKIREIALTQGKKVLSPTPRLKGEFFLLDGKKISDPKKASSISGFTSFGEKINFDKIPPIDLIIVGSVAVTRKGDRVGKGEGYSELEYAILRELSKIDEKTPVATTVHSVQIVEEIPYQIFDVPVDIIATEQELIRTHSERKKPTGLYLEFLTKEKIEDTPYLRYYLKITGRY; the protein is encoded by the coding sequence ATGGATAAACAGGAAATAAGAGAAGAAATTTGGAAAATATTAGAGGAAAAGAACATAGCGTCATTTCCCAGGCCAGTATATGGAAGAATACCTAACTTTAAGGGTTCTAATATAGCTGCCCAAATATTGTCAAAAACACCAGAATTTAAAAAAGCTGAAGTGATTAAGGTAAATCCTGATTCTCCACAACGTAAAATTAGAGAAATTGCACTTACACAGGGTAAGAAAGTACTCTCACCTACACCAAGACTTAAAGGAGAGTTCTTCCTTTTAGATGGAAAGAAAATTAGTGATCCTAAAAAAGCGTCCAGCATCTCTGGATTTACGTCGTTTGGAGAAAAGATAAACTTTGATAAAATACCTCCTATTGATCTTATTATAGTAGGTTCAGTAGCAGTTACACGAAAAGGAGATAGAGTAGGAAAAGGTGAAGGTTATAGCGAGCTTGAATATGCTATACTGAGAGAACTTAGTAAAATTGATGAAAAAACTCCTGTAGCTACCACAGTTCATAGCGTTCAAATTGTTGAGGAAATTCCATATCAGATTTTTGATGTACCAGTAGATATAATTGCGACAGAACAAGAACTAATAAGAACTCATTCTGAAAGGAAAAAACCAACTGGTTTATATTTAGAATTTCTAACTAAGGAAAAAATCGAGGATACTCCATACTTAAGGTATTATCTCAAGATTACTGGAAGATATTAA
- a CDS encoding glycoside hydrolase family 15 protein — MRSGFTSNGKISALYDNNFYIRELYYPYLGQYNHSVGGYFKIGIWHDGKFTWLDQINDKDKKIYMDNLIVNAEIEWYNIKVKFSDVAIFSHSVIIRKVDVKGEGYIRIIFYHDFKLNGNEIGDTAFYDPELDSILHYKDNTWFLIGSSHKLYEYTTGRRDKKEVLNDCEDGTLNKNSIAQGSVASAISIAYPSFYYFIIAGETFDHVVSIYKEIKENPEFHYAKNKFYWNSITSEFTDNLAKISLAIMLGHIGDNGAVPASLDTDILKFNLDTYAYVWPRDAALTAYVLDMAGYSSFTRKFYDLVFHKLFENGYLFQKYNPDGTWGSTWHSWTARTKKSFNIQEDETSTVIWAFWNYFTKSRDYDMLKNIYHTIRDAADFMVKFRDEKLKLPLETFDLWEEKLGVHTYTVASVYAGLKAASNFANVVGDEENMKKWNDVAEEIKNSLKNYMFDKERGIFYKFINIDDGKITSVDKTVESSILGIVTFDVFDINDPIVTSSINEIINKLWVKNIGGLARYENDSYQRIEGDYNGIPGNPWIITTMWLAQYYAKKKDMNKAKELLAWAEKHSISGLLPEQISPFNGGPLSVMPLLWSHAEYLKTYLMLK; from the coding sequence ATGAGATCAGGTTTCACATCTAATGGAAAAATCTCCGCACTATATGATAACAATTTCTATATAAGAGAGCTTTATTATCCATATCTTGGCCAATATAATCATTCAGTAGGAGGATACTTTAAAATAGGAATTTGGCACGACGGAAAATTTACATGGTTAGATCAGATTAATGATAAGGATAAGAAAATATACATGGATAATTTAATAGTAAATGCAGAAATAGAGTGGTATAATATAAAAGTAAAATTCTCCGATGTAGCTATATTTTCTCATAGTGTTATAATCAGGAAAGTAGATGTTAAAGGAGAAGGATATATTAGAATAATATTTTATCATGATTTCAAATTGAATGGAAACGAAATTGGTGACACAGCATTCTATGATCCAGAGTTAGATAGCATACTGCACTATAAGGATAACACGTGGTTCTTGATAGGGTCTTCTCATAAGTTATATGAATATACTACTGGAAGGAGAGATAAAAAGGAAGTTTTAAATGACTGTGAGGATGGAACATTAAATAAAAACTCTATTGCTCAAGGTTCTGTAGCTTCTGCAATTTCTATTGCATATCCTTCATTCTATTACTTCATTATAGCTGGCGAAACCTTTGATCATGTAGTTAGTATTTATAAGGAGATTAAGGAAAACCCAGAGTTTCATTACGCAAAAAATAAATTTTATTGGAATTCAATAACCTCGGAGTTTACAGATAATCTAGCTAAAATAAGTCTAGCCATAATGTTAGGACATATAGGCGATAATGGTGCAGTACCAGCTTCTTTAGATACTGATATACTGAAATTTAACCTAGATACATATGCATACGTATGGCCAAGAGATGCAGCTTTAACTGCCTATGTTTTAGACATGGCTGGATATTCATCGTTTACTAGGAAATTTTATGATTTAGTATTCCACAAATTATTTGAAAATGGCTATTTATTCCAAAAATATAATCCAGACGGAACGTGGGGAAGTACATGGCACTCGTGGACTGCTAGGACAAAAAAATCCTTTAATATTCAAGAAGATGAAACATCGACAGTTATATGGGCTTTCTGGAATTACTTCACAAAAAGCAGAGATTATGACATGTTAAAGAATATATATCATACAATAAGAGACGCTGCAGATTTTATGGTTAAATTTAGAGATGAAAAATTGAAATTACCCCTAGAGACTTTTGATCTTTGGGAAGAAAAACTAGGTGTGCATACATATACTGTGGCATCAGTATATGCAGGATTGAAAGCTGCAAGCAATTTTGCAAATGTAGTAGGTGATGAGGAAAACATGAAGAAATGGAACGATGTAGCAGAAGAAATAAAGAATTCATTGAAAAATTATATGTTTGATAAAGAAAGAGGAATATTTTACAAATTTATTAACATAGACGATGGTAAAATAACTTCTGTAGATAAAACAGTGGAATCTAGTATTCTAGGCATAGTCACATTTGACGTCTTTGATATTAACGATCCAATAGTAACTAGTAGTATTAATGAAATTATAAACAAATTATGGGTTAAAAATATTGGAGGATTAGCTAGATATGAAAATGATTCTTATCAAAGAATTGAGGGAGATTATAATGGAATACCTGGTAATCCTTGGATAATAACCACAATGTGGTTAGCGCAATATTATGCAAAGAAAAAAGATATGAATAAGGCTAAGGAGTTATTAGCATGGGCAGAAAAGCATTCAATTTCAGGATTGTTACCAGAGCAAATTAGTCCCTTTAATGGAGGCCCTCTTTCAGTAATGCCCCTATTATGGTCTCACGCTGAGTATCTTAAAACTTATTTAATGCTAAAATAG
- a CDS encoding PaREP1 family protein — protein sequence MSINISAEIYYNEAEELLSKGDLVQASEKYYKAAEESVKLLVFENNLKDIIKESEEYGWDSKTLNDAVTELSYKLGDNLIDLWASAVTLFTSRKYLDKDLIENYKKDVKTLVEKAKQSFHLKVVE from the coding sequence ATGAGTATTAATATAAGTGCAGAGATATATTATAACGAGGCTGAGGAGCTCTTATCTAAGGGTGATCTTGTTCAAGCTAGTGAGAAGTATTATAAGGCTGCTGAGGAGTCAGTAAAGCTTCTGGTTTTTGAAAACAATCTTAAAGACATAATAAAGGAATCTGAAGAATATGGATGGGATTCTAAGACCTTAAATGATGCAGTAACTGAATTATCTTACAAGCTAGGAGATAATCTAATAGACTTGTGGGCATCTGCAGTAACATTATTTACAAGTAGAAAATACTTAGATAAAGATTTAATAGAAAATTATAAGAAGGATGTTAAGACGTTGGTTGAGAAAGCCAAACAAAGCTTTCATCTTAAGGTTGTTGAATGA
- a CDS encoding PaREP1 family protein, whose amino-acid sequence MLRRWLRKPNKAFILRLLNEAEELLSKGDLVQASEKYYKAAEESVKLLVFENNLKDIIKTIENRGRWESEDLFKSCKLLRFKNSEILRFWTSAWTLHVEGFHELSLSEKEIRKLKEDVKRLVSFTIS is encoded by the coding sequence ATGTTAAGACGTTGGTTGAGAAAGCCAAACAAAGCTTTCATCTTAAGGTTGTTGAATGAGGCTGAGGAGCTCTTATCTAAGGGTGATCTTGTTCAAGCTAGTGAGAAGTATTATAAGGCTGCTGAGGAGTCAGTAAAGCTTCTGGTTTTTGAAAACAATCTTAAAGACATAATAAAAACCATTGAAAATAGAGGAAGGTGGGAAAGTGAAGACTTATTTAAATCTTGTAAACTATTAAGATTTAAAAATAGTGAAATATTGAGATTTTGGACTAGCGCCTGGACTCTTCATGTAGAAGGATTTCATGAGCTGAGCTTAAGCGAGAAAGAAATTAGAAAACTAAAGGAGGACGTAAAAAGGCTAGTTTCTTTCACCATTAGTTAG
- a CDS encoding sugar nucleotide-binding protein: MNYLVLGLGFVATHVAEFLSNYGNVTVTYRNLNPVKEIYMDLLKEKHVNIIKLDPLIDDIGKYIAQSDTIINLIGEISGSEEALRRANVEVPRLLSKTISEINPNATLIHLSGLPGVTGNNVKPETSHCEGINPITLFEKTKCEGERVLKNNAKFNLAILRPSLIYGKYGAHIQFITMYRFAKMGFVPSLGFRFSVISANALSRIIKNLSEAKPKFTYFYVTECEPIRIDVFFEIMAKTLGKGYIKVPIPKFLAKAYLPSDIRNLLKYDGTTFDCSKAKEFAGDLKFDEKEVEENAKFLQYLDKNRILIPT; this comes from the coding sequence ATGAATTACTTAGTTCTAGGTTTAGGGTTTGTAGCTACTCATGTAGCAGAATTTTTATCAAATTATGGAAATGTTACCGTTACTTATAGGAATTTAAATCCAGTAAAAGAGATTTATATGGATTTATTAAAGGAAAAGCACGTGAACATAATAAAGTTAGATCCACTAATAGACGATATTGGAAAATATATCGCACAATCTGATACCATCATTAATTTAATAGGAGAAATCTCTGGTTCTGAAGAAGCATTAAGAAGGGCTAATGTAGAAGTTCCAAGATTATTATCTAAGACAATATCTGAGATTAATCCCAATGCTACTTTAATTCATTTAAGTGGTCTCCCTGGAGTTACTGGTAATAATGTTAAGCCAGAAACATCTCATTGTGAAGGGATAAATCCTATTACTCTATTCGAGAAAACAAAATGTGAAGGAGAAAGAGTTCTTAAAAATAATGCGAAATTTAATCTTGCAATATTAAGACCTAGTTTAATTTACGGTAAATATGGTGCTCATATTCAATTTATTACGATGTATAGATTTGCTAAAATGGGTTTTGTTCCATCATTAGGATTTAGGTTTTCGGTAATAAGCGCTAACGCCTTATCAAGAATAATCAAAAACTTGAGTGAAGCTAAGCCTAAATTTACATATTTTTATGTAACAGAATGCGAGCCAATTAGGATTGACGTCTTTTTTGAAATTATGGCGAAGACGCTCGGCAAAGGATATATCAAAGTACCTATACCTAAATTTTTAGCTAAGGCTTATCTTCCATCAGATATAAGGAATCTTCTAAAATATGACGGAACAACTTTCGATTGCAGTAAGGCTAAGGAATTTGCTGGTGATCTTAAATTTGATGAGAAAGAAGTAGAAGAGAACGCTAAGTTTTTACAATATCTAGATAAAAATAGAATTTTAATACCTACTTAA
- a CDS encoding nucleotidyltransferase domain-containing protein, giving the protein MRFEDFINEIIKYYNGKVSIALFGSRARGDFWESSDYDIMIFLDKVKDSAEEASKLYAMKRGFSADILVLTTDKLEDPIIRKMLEYKKVLYDGLKIFK; this is encoded by the coding sequence ATGAGGTTTGAGGATTTTATAAATGAGATTATAAAATATTATAACGGAAAAGTCTCCATTGCGCTTTTCGGATCTAGAGCTAGGGGAGACTTTTGGGAATCAAGCGATTACGACATTATGATTTTCCTAGATAAAGTTAAAGATAGTGCAGAAGAAGCAAGTAAATTATATGCTATGAAAAGAGGTTTTTCAGCGGATATTTTGGTATTAACTACAGATAAGTTAGAAGATCCAATTATAAGGAAAATGTTGGAATATAAAAAAGTACTTTATGATGGATTAAAAATTTTTAAGTAG
- a CDS encoding HEPN domain-containing protein, producing the protein MVEKFWFEKSKEFLEIAKKLLNDGYFWYACFSSQQSVEFALKGILVKYKGSFPFTHDLGEIMEKIENELSINVPENIMHNCDFLTPHYTMSRYSQFTEYNKRKAEECISSAMEILEWLKKNFSI; encoded by the coding sequence ATGGTTGAAAAGTTTTGGTTTGAAAAGAGTAAAGAATTTCTTGAAATAGCAAAAAAACTTCTGAATGATGGATATTTTTGGTATGCTTGTTTTAGTAGCCAACAAAGTGTAGAGTTCGCGCTTAAGGGAATTCTAGTTAAATATAAGGGAAGTTTTCCTTTTACTCATGATTTAGGAGAAATAATGGAAAAGATTGAAAATGAACTATCTATAAATGTTCCAGAAAATATTATGCATAATTGCGATTTTTTAACTCCTCATTATACAATGTCAAGATATTCTCAATTTACTGAATATAATAAAAGAAAGGCAGAAGAGTGCATAAGTTCAGCCATGGAAATTTTAGAGTGGCTAAAGAAAAATTTTAGTATATAA